From the genome of Muricauda sp. SCSIO 64092, one region includes:
- a CDS encoding DUF2853 family protein gives MSKRDELIEKYAADIKEKFGQDPDMDLLTKVAVGLGPAIYNLDASKVSGGDEKELETVKNNFLIKKLGLSDSPELMDAITSVIDIYGRSDKNKHRAVIYYQLAKHFGKESIYN, from the coding sequence TTGATCGAAAAATATGCTGCGGACATCAAGGAAAAATTTGGACAGGATCCGGATATGGATTTGTTGACCAAAGTAGCGGTAGGTCTAGGCCCTGCGATATATAATTTGGATGCTTCCAAGGTTTCCGGTGGTGATGAAAAGGAATTGGAGACCGTAAAAAACAATTTCCTGATCAAAAAACTGGGACTTTCCGATAGTCCGGAACTCATGGATGCCATTACCTCCGTAATCGACATTTATGGTAGGTCCGATAAGAACAAACACCGGGCCGTAATCTATTACCAATTGGCCAAACATTTTGGTAAGGAGTCCATTTACAATTAG
- a CDS encoding sensor histidine kinase translates to MLNLLSILFLGLTLVYPQEEVKDSDPLIEFQETEGANGKLKFFVQTPNRYVQSSAYDWLESVMVYLGTAEKIKDSSAIYTYRLMQAQLYNDIGDFDKSIALAKELYDVTDSLDTRSITLVLKLLDDNYGNLQMFDKQIETREKMQRLGVIEGVRFYDIYASMGLYRKAMNQYIQTDGIAVPDNDHLGLAKHHNKVGYYLFKDKSAATAINEFNKALGYLKVYNNDISKQKSENDIFESEALRAEIEGNIGKCHVLLKEHTEAIPLLTDGIAVLKEFNHGRYGQHIMDNTLALAEAHLKLENNRTAKRLLDEEFEDMGIQQEIKRNKLLATYHEKFENYKSSTALLKRNQQITDSLKTNEVSILNQQLVAIVGDSDLENSRRIINEQKLANEKIRSEIQAKDERINLVFISLIFTLLGFAGLVYAYMKSIKNQRLIADQKHIIENSLKEKDSLLKEIHHRVKNNLQMVSSLLSLQTRNTKSKAAIVALEEGKSRVKAMALIHQKLYQNDDLSVIEMQGYIESLINSVQSVYKKGGHNISITVDAEGTELDIDRAIPFGLILNELVSNTFKYAFPEGDDDGKIYIHLRNNGQEGYFEYADNGVGLPEDTEERTNNSMGLRLINRLVNQLQSKLNIDRNKEGVRFWFNFN, encoded by the coding sequence TTGCTAAATCTTCTATCAATCCTTTTTTTGGGACTCACCTTGGTATATCCCCAAGAGGAGGTAAAGGATAGCGATCCACTGATTGAGTTTCAAGAAACCGAAGGTGCGAATGGCAAATTGAAGTTTTTTGTCCAAACTCCCAACAGATACGTTCAAAGCTCGGCCTATGATTGGTTGGAATCCGTTATGGTTTATTTGGGTACTGCCGAAAAAATCAAGGATTCCAGCGCGATTTATACCTACAGGCTAATGCAGGCCCAATTGTATAATGATATTGGTGACTTTGATAAAAGTATTGCCCTTGCCAAGGAACTGTACGATGTTACGGATAGTCTGGACACTCGATCCATTACCCTGGTCTTAAAGCTTTTGGATGACAACTATGGTAACCTCCAGATGTTTGACAAACAAATTGAGACCCGGGAGAAAATGCAACGCCTTGGGGTGATTGAAGGCGTGCGGTTTTATGATATTTATGCCAGTATGGGATTGTATCGTAAAGCGATGAACCAGTATATCCAAACGGATGGTATTGCGGTTCCGGACAATGACCATTTAGGTCTGGCCAAGCATCATAACAAAGTGGGCTATTATTTGTTTAAGGACAAATCGGCCGCTACCGCAATCAACGAGTTCAATAAGGCACTTGGGTATTTAAAAGTGTACAATAACGATATTTCCAAACAAAAATCAGAGAATGATATTTTTGAAAGTGAGGCATTGCGTGCGGAGATAGAAGGGAATATTGGAAAGTGCCATGTGCTCCTAAAAGAACATACTGAGGCCATTCCCCTTTTGACCGATGGCATTGCGGTATTAAAGGAATTCAACCACGGAAGGTATGGTCAGCATATTATGGACAATACGCTGGCTTTGGCCGAGGCGCATCTCAAGCTCGAAAACAATAGGACCGCAAAAAGGCTCTTGGACGAAGAGTTTGAAGATATGGGCATCCAACAGGAAATAAAACGAAACAAACTCCTGGCTACATACCATGAAAAGTTCGAAAACTATAAGAGTTCAACCGCCCTATTAAAAAGAAACCAACAAATAACGGATTCGTTAAAGACAAATGAAGTTTCCATTTTAAACCAACAGTTGGTGGCCATAGTGGGGGACTCTGATTTAGAAAACTCGCGTAGGATCATAAACGAACAAAAATTGGCCAATGAAAAGATCCGAAGTGAGATACAGGCTAAGGACGAACGAATCAATCTTGTTTTCATTTCATTGATTTTTACACTTTTAGGTTTTGCTGGCTTGGTGTATGCCTATATGAAAAGTATTAAAAACCAGCGTCTAATAGCAGATCAGAAGCATATCATTGAAAACTCCCTGAAAGAGAAGGATTCCCTTTTAAAAGAGATTCACCATAGGGTTAAAAACAATTTGCAAATGGTTTCCAGTCTCTTGAGCCTGCAAACCAGGAATACCAAAAGCAAGGCGGCAATCGTAGCCCTTGAAGAAGGTAAGAGTAGGGTAAAGGCAATGGCCTTGATACACCAAAAGTTATATCAGAACGACGATTTGTCGGTAATTGAAATGCAAGGCTATATCGAAAGCCTTATCAACAGCGTACAGTCCGTTTATAAAAAAGGGGGGCATAACATTAGTATTACCGTTGATGCGGAGGGAACGGAGTTGGATATCGATAGGGCCATACCTTTTGGGCTTATTTTGAATGAACTGGTATCCAATACCTTTAAATATGCCTTTCCAGAGGGAGACGACGACGGCAAGATCTATATCCACCTACGTAACAATGGCCAGGAAGGATATTTTGAATATGCGGACAATGGAGTAGGGCTTCCGGAAGATACCGAAGAACGTACCAATAACTCCATGGGGTTACGACTTATCAACAGATTGGTCAATCAACTACAATCCAAATTGAACATCGACCGTAATAAGGAAGGGGTACGTTTCTGGTTCAATTTCAATTGA
- a CDS encoding TolB family protein, protein MSKFLVQYCFVCFVFMTQVIAAQDQGLGIFTGNRDIGSPKISGNASYDDHEQTYTIVGAGANIWGQRDEFRYLYQKIKGDFIATANFEFEGYNEVHRKTGWMARASEGDNAVMVGGFLHGDGLTAGQWRERRGADMQNPEDDVWAPKRFYQIIQLERKGSEFIVRAAHAGAPLQEISRKKLPFMPDEVLTGIVICSHDANTKETAKVWNVRIDQPVAEEYDPYNSGWMGCRMETMNVFTGKRKVIFEKDDRFEAPNWMPDGERLLFNMDGFAYTMPVIGGAPEKLNTGFANKLNNDHCISFDGKQLAISHGEGLSSKIYTLPLSGGTPRLITEKEPSFLHGWAPNNRELTYVAERGNGRYNIYKIGIKKGSKEVQLTDVKKYEHVDGSEYSPDGKYIYYNGSTNGGSMQIWRMRPDGSRKEQLTFDQYNNWFPHISPDGKWIAFLSYENDIPLNSHPSFKRVMLRLMPTKGGAIRTIAYLYGGQGTINVNSWSPDSKHIAFVSNSRP, encoded by the coding sequence ATGTCAAAATTTCTCGTTCAGTATTGTTTTGTTTGCTTCGTTTTCATGACCCAGGTAATTGCCGCCCAAGACCAGGGCTTGGGAATCTTTACTGGTAATAGGGACATCGGCAGTCCTAAAATTTCGGGTAATGCCTCTTACGATGACCATGAACAAACCTATACGATTGTTGGGGCCGGAGCGAACATTTGGGGTCAACGTGACGAGTTCAGGTATTTATACCAAAAGATAAAAGGGGATTTCATAGCCACAGCCAATTTTGAATTTGAGGGATATAATGAAGTACATCGGAAGACGGGATGGATGGCCCGTGCCAGTGAGGGCGATAATGCGGTGATGGTAGGCGGATTCCTCCATGGAGATGGCCTCACAGCGGGGCAATGGCGCGAAAGAAGAGGGGCCGATATGCAAAACCCCGAAGATGATGTTTGGGCACCAAAACGCTTTTACCAAATCATTCAATTGGAGCGAAAAGGCAGTGAATTCATTGTACGCGCAGCACATGCCGGTGCACCTTTGCAGGAAATCAGTAGAAAAAAGTTGCCATTCATGCCGGACGAAGTATTGACGGGAATCGTCATTTGTTCCCATGATGCCAATACAAAGGAAACCGCAAAAGTATGGAACGTGCGTATCGATCAGCCGGTGGCAGAAGAATATGACCCTTATAATTCGGGGTGGATGGGTTGCCGTATGGAAACCATGAATGTTTTTACCGGTAAACGCAAGGTGATCTTTGAAAAGGACGATCGTTTTGAAGCTCCCAATTGGATGCCGGATGGTGAGCGTTTACTCTTTAACATGGATGGTTTTGCCTATACCATGCCGGTAATCGGGGGAGCGCCTGAAAAACTAAATACCGGTTTTGCCAATAAATTGAACAATGACCACTGCATATCCTTTGATGGAAAACAGTTGGCCATTAGTCATGGAGAAGGCCTTTCCTCCAAGATTTATACATTGCCCTTATCGGGAGGGACACCACGACTGATCACTGAGAAAGAGCCCTCATTCCTGCACGGTTGGGCACCCAACAACAGGGAGTTGACCTATGTGGCGGAGCGTGGTAACGGCCGTTACAATATTTATAAAATTGGCATTAAAAAAGGGAGCAAGGAAGTCCAGCTTACCGATGTGAAGAAATACGAACATGTGGATGGCAGTGAGTATTCTCCCGACGGAAAGTACATTTATTACAATGGTTCCACCAATGGGGGAAGCATGCAGATATGGCGTATGCGGCCGGATGGGAGCCGAAAGGAGCAATTGACCTTTGACCAGTACAACAACTGGTTCCCCCATATCTCTCCGGATGGGAAATGGATTGCGTTTCTATCGTATGAAAATGATATTCCTTTAAATTCACATCCATCCTTTAAACGGGTGATGCTGCGTTTAATGCCCACCAAAGGAGGGGCCATTAGAACAATTGCCTATTTATACGGAGGGCAGGGGACCATTAATGTAAATTCTTGGTCACCGGACAGCAAACATATTGCGTTTGTAAGCAATTCACGCCCATAA
- a CDS encoding SPOR domain-containing protein, which yields MPFIEENDLLDLHKDIEKSQIINERLLDQIKFKNKDLRKLKIQRNISAGIAAAIFLAVFGLWSYFSGITTSRARNNQENLLVSIDSLDAIKTRIGNLKEQNEELSLVKEFYLAKQFLEKEKVYSVQVKSFVENNVTLASEALTNTMFVKTNPFYAYSLGTFETLEEAQKFRRQLVNLGFEDAFVASYQDGQRLKIESPN from the coding sequence ATGCCATTTATTGAAGAAAACGATTTGCTGGACCTTCACAAGGACATTGAAAAGTCCCAAATTATCAATGAAAGATTGCTGGACCAGATCAAATTCAAAAATAAGGATTTACGAAAATTAAAAATTCAACGAAATATCTCGGCCGGTATTGCCGCTGCCATTTTCCTTGCCGTTTTTGGACTTTGGTCCTATTTCTCCGGTATCACTACCTCCAGGGCACGGAATAATCAGGAAAACCTGCTGGTCTCCATTGACAGTTTGGATGCAATCAAGACCCGTATCGGTAACCTCAAAGAACAAAATGAAGAGCTGAGCCTGGTCAAGGAATTTTACCTTGCAAAGCAGTTCTTGGAAAAGGAAAAAGTCTATTCGGTTCAGGTAAAATCCTTTGTAGAGAACAATGTGACCTTGGCATCGGAGGCATTAACAAATACCATGTTCGTAAAGACCAACCCTTTCTATGCGTATTCCCTGGGTACTTTTGAAACCTTGGAAGAAGCCCAAAAATTTAGAAGACAGTTGGTAAACCTGGGTTTTGAGGATGCTTTTGTGGCATCCTACCAAGATGGTCAAAGGCTTAAAATAGAATCCCCAAATTAA
- the menA gene encoding 1,4-dihydroxy-2-naphthoate octaprenyltransferase, whose product MEKVKVWLGAARLRTLPLSLSGIITGTALANLSGERDGVVFFLCLLVTVGFQITSNFANDYGDGIKGTDSTDRIGPERALQSGKLTPKELKWGIGITAVLSLLLALVLLVHSFGLKQLHYLLLFALLGILSIWAAIRYTVGDSAYGYKGLGDLFVFLFFGLLAVLGTKFLYTSTLDWLDVLPATAIGFLCVGVLNLNNLRDVESDRKYHKNTLVVKLGFQNGKVYHSALLCLSFLSFLVYFFLQFSNGIHAVFMLPYIVVLVHLFKVMGTREPVLLDPELKKLALSTFLLSLLFYLTVNYFL is encoded by the coding sequence TTGGAAAAAGTTAAGGTTTGGCTAGGCGCGGCTAGGCTTCGCACTCTGCCCTTGTCCCTAAGCGGAATTATTACGGGTACGGCATTGGCCAATCTTTCGGGAGAAAGGGATGGTGTGGTTTTTTTCCTGTGTCTGTTGGTCACGGTAGGTTTCCAGATCACTTCAAATTTTGCCAATGATTATGGGGATGGGATAAAAGGAACGGATTCCACCGATAGAATTGGACCGGAACGCGCTTTGCAAAGCGGGAAGTTGACCCCTAAAGAATTGAAATGGGGTATAGGCATAACGGCTGTGTTGAGTCTGTTGCTCGCCTTGGTATTATTGGTCCATTCCTTTGGCCTAAAACAACTTCACTATCTCTTACTTTTTGCCCTGTTGGGAATTCTAAGTATTTGGGCGGCCATACGCTATACCGTTGGGGATTCTGCTTATGGGTACAAGGGGTTGGGCGATCTGTTTGTGTTTTTGTTTTTTGGACTTTTGGCCGTCCTTGGAACAAAATTTCTATATACGTCGACTTTGGATTGGTTGGATGTATTACCGGCAACCGCAATCGGTTTCTTGTGTGTTGGGGTTTTAAATCTAAACAATTTAAGGGATGTGGAATCCGATAGGAAATACCATAAAAACACCTTGGTGGTCAAGCTTGGCTTTCAAAACGGAAAGGTGTATCATTCCGCCCTGTTGTGTCTTAGCTTTCTTTCGTTTTTAGTGTACTTTTTTTTACAGTTTTCCAATGGGATACACGCCGTCTTTATGCTTCCGTATATCGTTGTTTTGGTTCATTTGTTCAAAGTAATGGGAACCAGGGAACCGGTTCTACTTGATCCCGAGCTCAAGAAATTGGCACTGTCCACATTTTTGCTCTCCCTTTTGTTTTACCTCACTGTTAATTATTTTTTGTAG
- a CDS encoding S1-like domain-containing RNA-binding protein has translation MGTVFCFAQFMIRIGDYNNLRVVRSTSVGVFLGDNEGTEILLPNKYVPEGIQLDQELRVFCYLDHEERPIATTLEPLIKRDGFAFLEVAEVNNVGAFMDWGLEKQLLVPFREQNKKLEKGKKYIVHCFLDEKSFRLVASTKVDRFLKNRQGDFEVNAQVDLLVNRKTDLGWEVIVGDGFKGLLFFSDVFRPVAIGDRFQGFIKKVREDGKLDVSLEPTGVQMLDATADKIYSRLVAEGGFLPLHDKSTPEEIKGTLHLSKKSFKKGIGILYKQRKIELLPNGIRLKK, from the coding sequence TTGGGCACGGTTTTTTGTTTTGCACAATTTATGATACGTATTGGGGACTACAATAATCTAAGGGTGGTAAGAAGTACCAGTGTTGGTGTCTTTTTGGGAGATAATGAGGGTACCGAGATACTATTGCCCAATAAATATGTCCCGGAAGGGATACAACTGGATCAAGAGTTAAGGGTTTTCTGCTATTTGGACCATGAAGAGCGTCCGATAGCAACAACTTTGGAGCCCCTGATAAAAAGGGATGGGTTTGCTTTTCTGGAGGTGGCCGAAGTAAACAATGTCGGTGCATTTATGGATTGGGGGTTGGAGAAGCAGCTTTTGGTACCCTTTAGAGAGCAGAACAAGAAATTGGAGAAAGGAAAAAAGTATATTGTACATTGCTTTTTGGATGAGAAGAGCTTTCGTTTGGTGGCCTCCACTAAGGTTGATAGGTTTTTAAAAAACCGCCAAGGTGATTTTGAGGTCAATGCCCAGGTGGACCTTTTGGTCAATAGGAAAACAGATTTGGGGTGGGAGGTGATTGTAGGGGATGGCTTTAAGGGCCTATTGTTTTTTAGCGATGTTTTTAGGCCGGTGGCCATTGGGGACAGGTTTCAGGGATTTATAAAAAAGGTGAGGGAGGACGGTAAGCTGGATGTGTCCCTTGAACCCACCGGAGTACAAATGCTTGACGCCACCGCAGATAAAATATACAGTAGATTGGTAGCCGAAGGTGGGTTCTTACCATTGCATGATAAATCCACTCCGGAAGAAATAAAGGGAACGTTGCACCTGAGCAAAAAATCCTTCAAAAAAGGCATTGGGATTTTATACAAACAACGCAAGATCGAACTCTTGCCCAATGGAATACGGCTAAAGAAGTAG
- a CDS encoding LytTR family DNA-binding domain-containing protein, with the protein MEHPIKILIVEDNVIIADDMQSMLEEIGYEVVDNVIVYEQAIEVLKNNHVDLVLIDIILASDKTGIDLGKHIRQNYNIPFIFVTSNSDKATVENAKTVKPDGYLVKPFEQQDLYTSIEIALSNFNYSKKESSTDIAGSGGDSFTSNSVLKDSIFVKKQHLYYRIQFGDIQFIKADNVYLEVNTVDKKFLVRSPLKDYLEKLPKNKFYRAHKSYIVNVDHIDAINSKDIMINNTLIPISKDFKEFIISSMNS; encoded by the coding sequence TTGGAACACCCCATTAAGATTCTCATCGTTGAGGATAATGTCATCATTGCAGATGATATGCAGTCCATGTTGGAAGAGATTGGCTATGAAGTTGTGGATAACGTCATAGTTTATGAGCAAGCCATTGAGGTACTTAAAAACAACCATGTAGACCTTGTTTTGATTGATATTATTTTGGCTTCGGACAAAACAGGTATCGATTTAGGAAAACATATCCGTCAGAATTACAACATCCCGTTCATATTTGTGACCTCCAATTCAGATAAGGCCACGGTGGAAAATGCCAAAACGGTAAAACCGGATGGTTATTTGGTAAAACCTTTTGAACAACAGGATCTATATACTTCCATTGAGATTGCCCTCTCCAATTTCAACTATTCCAAAAAGGAATCCAGTACCGATATTGCAGGAAGTGGAGGGGACAGTTTTACCTCTAATTCCGTTTTAAAGGATTCCATATTTGTGAAAAAACAGCACTTGTATTACAGGATTCAGTTTGGGGACATCCAATTTATAAAAGCGGATAACGTATACTTGGAGGTAAACACTGTGGACAAAAAGTTTTTGGTACGGTCCCCACTTAAAGACTACTTGGAGAAGCTTCCCAAGAATAAGTTTTACAGGGCACACAAATCATACATTGTGAATGTGGATCATATTGATGCCATAAACTCCAAGGATATTATGATCAACAATACATTGATTCCTATTTCCAAGGATTTTAAGGAGTTCATCATTTCCTCCATGAATTCGTAA